A DNA window from Paraburkholderia sp. IMGN_8 contains the following coding sequences:
- a CDS encoding SDR family oxidoreductase codes for MSVKDLFQLNGKVALITGGSRGLGLQMAEALGEMGCRVAITARKADELAEAKAHLQSQGIEVLTVVNDLQHFEGIPGLVEEVLGLYGRIDILVNNAGATWGAPAEDYPDEAWHKVMNLNVSAPFFLAREVGKRSMIPRRAGKIINIASVAGLRGSPPGMNTIAYNTSKAAAINFTRALAAEWGKYNINVNAICPGFFPSKMSAGLLGKLEDTIVKRTPLQRLGGEEDLKGPVVFLASEASRHITGQYVAVDGGAIIV; via the coding sequence ATGTCTGTGAAAGACCTGTTTCAACTGAACGGCAAGGTTGCACTGATCACCGGAGGCTCGCGCGGACTTGGCCTGCAAATGGCCGAGGCGCTCGGAGAAATGGGCTGCCGCGTTGCGATCACGGCGCGCAAGGCCGACGAGCTCGCCGAGGCGAAAGCGCATCTGCAGAGCCAAGGCATCGAGGTGCTGACCGTCGTCAACGATCTGCAGCACTTCGAGGGAATTCCGGGGCTCGTGGAAGAAGTGCTCGGCCTGTACGGCCGCATCGATATCCTCGTGAACAACGCGGGCGCGACATGGGGTGCACCCGCCGAGGACTATCCCGACGAAGCGTGGCACAAGGTGATGAACCTGAACGTCAGCGCACCGTTTTTTCTCGCCCGCGAAGTCGGCAAGCGCAGCATGATCCCGCGCCGCGCCGGCAAGATCATCAACATCGCATCGGTCGCGGGCCTGAGGGGTTCGCCGCCCGGCATGAACACGATTGCGTACAACACGTCGAAGGCCGCGGCGATCAACTTCACGCGTGCGCTGGCGGCGGAATGGGGCAAGTACAACATCAACGTCAACGCGATCTGTCCGGGCTTCTTTCCGTCGAAGATGTCCGCGGGGCTGCTCGGCAAGCTCGAAGATACGATCGTCAAACGCACGCCGTTGCAGCGGCTCGGCGGGGAAGAGGACCTGAAGGGCCCGGTCGTTTTCCTGGCGAGCGAGGCATCGCGCCATATTACCGGCCAGTATGTCGCGGTGGACGGCGGCGCCATCATCGTCTGA